The Humulus lupulus chromosome 3, drHumLupu1.1, whole genome shotgun sequence genome window below encodes:
- the LOC133825204 gene encoding uncharacterized protein LOC133825204 codes for MFGLESSKFAKTPMGTAVKLSKDENGVKVDPTLEGTMVKTHGASSKKTPVSQSRMVPSPSPPPFVSTTPPSAPAPATSVGKTPKSKVRKKVFSLSTEHPMVAKSKSVSSSSKAAAAGLLKLPMKPSQSKKNSVTPKRKLGLDLSSSPLTAAKKRLKAHPPSLSSSESDLEEAKSESEATHDTSLSDESVLENAESEAESDEQEQENIVPSKEEAESDTEPVATPLSSKAKGKRPISDSTPSPKLSGVNFKPYYSTFCYNDNAHDMVLYAERKFLIERNYVLSDHRPYGVLTMLQDKKWTGSLVKFTFFVDRIVKEFYANLTNEIIEPKSPLYCKVYVRGHWFSFSPQDIAHALHLPLDIEDDDDLASLDKDAVITELVGKKIVWPSNTVISVTNLTYTYAVLHKFATTNWKPTSYTATISFDMASFLYKVGTRIGINLAMFIYDQIIGFRKDNRRNLNLPFPQVIYKVLSIQKKDLQRDQEDLVAPTTAASYKASAPTIEATDVPSTKKAKSQSLKFALDDIPLNPPLFP; via the exons ATGTTTGGTCTTGAAAGTTCAAAGtttgccaaaacaccaatgggaactgCTGTGAAGttatccaaagatgaaaatggtgtcaaagttgatcctacact AGAAGGAACAATGGTGAAAACTCATGGAGCTTCCTCAAAGAAGACCCCTGTTTCTCAATCCAGAATGGTGCCCTCTCCATCGCCTCCTCCATTTGTGTCAACGACGCCTCCATCTGCTCCAGCACCAGCGACATCTGTTGGGAAAACTCCCAAATCCAAGGTGCGTAAGAAGGTGTTCTCCCTCTCTACTGAACACCCAATGGT GGCAAAATCCAAATCTGTTTCATCCTCTTCGAAAGCTGCTGCTGCTGGGTTACTCAAGCTACCCATGAAGCCGAGCCAGTCCAAGAAAAACTCTGTGACTCCCAAAAGGAAATTGGGATTGGACTTGTCTTCATCTCCTTTGACTGCTGCCAAGAAAAGATTGAAGGCTCATCCCCCTTCTCTGTCTTCCTCTGAATCTGACCTTGAGGAAGCGAAATCTGAGTCTGAAGCAACCCATGATACTAGCTTATCTGATGAGTCTGTTCTTGAAAATGCTGAATCAGAAGCTGAGTCTGATGAGCAAGAACAAGAAAACATTGTCCCCTCTAAAGAAGAAGCCGAATCTGACACAGAGCCAGTTGCAACTCCATTGTCATCCAAGGCTAAAGGCAAGAGACCTATTTCTGATTCTACACCATCTCCAAAACTCTCAGGTGTAAATTTCAAACCTTATTATTCTACTTTTTGTTATAATGACAATGCCCATGATATGGTTCTCTATGCTGAAAGGAAATTTCTCATTGAGAGAAATTATGTCTTGAGTGATCATCGACCTTATGGTGTGCTAACAATGCTTCAAGATAAAAAATGGACAGGTTCTTTGGTTAAATTTACTTTTTTTGTGGATAGAATagtcaaggaattctatgccaatcttACTAATGAAATTATTGAACCTAAATCTCCTCTGTATTGTAAAGTGTATGTTAGGGGCCATTGGTTCTCTTTTTCTCCACAAGATATTGCCCATGCTTTGCATCTTCCTCTTGATATTGAGGATGATGATGATCTTGCCTCTCTTGACAAGGATGCGGTTATCACTGAATTAGTAGGGAAAAAAATTGTATGGCCATCTAATACAGTGATCTCAGTCACTAATCTCACCTACACTTATGCTGTTCTCCATAAGTTTGCCACAACGAATTGGAAACCAACTTCTTACACCGCAACTATCTCATTTGACATGGCTTCCTTTTTGTACAAAGTGGGGACCAGAATTGGTATAAACTTGGCTATGTTTATATATGATCAAATCATTGGATTTAGAAAAGATAATAGGAGAAACTTGAATCTTCCTTTTCCTCaagttatttataaagtgttgagtaTCCAAAAAAAAGATCTCCAGCGTGATCAAGAAGACTTGGTGGCTCCCACTACTGCTGCTTCCTACAAAGCCTCTGCTCCAACTATTGAAGCCACTGATGTTCCATCAACCAAGAAAGCCAAGTCTCAATCTCTGAAGTTTGCCTTGGATGACATTCCTCTTAATCCTCCTTTGTTCCCATAG